GCTTCAATCCGCGCGCGTCCCATCGCAATGTGGCTGTCCATCGCACCGCTGGCGACGGCTCGGTGCAGGAACTCGCTGTCAAGTTGACGGATCGCGTGCAGGAAAACGACGTGATCTATGTCCAAGAAGCGCTGTTCTGATCCTATTCGCCAAGGCCAAAAACCATGAATCTTGAACAGCTCTTCGGCACTCTGATGGCGCGCAAGGCCATCCTCGGCGGCGTATTTGTCGCCGTGCTGGTGCTCACTTTCGCTATTTCCTCGTTACTGCCCAAGGAATACACCTCGACGGCCAGCGTGGCTGTCGACGTGAAATCCACCGATCCCGTCACCGGCTTGCCGGTATCGGCGTATATGTCGCCCGGCTTCATGGCGACCCAGGTTGACATCATCAGCAGCCAGGCCGTGGCGCTGAAAGTGGTCGATTCGATCGGCATCGCCAATATCCCGGATGCAGTGGCCCAGTTCCAGAACGCCACGGGCGGTCGTGGCGATATCCGCCAATGGTTCGCCGAACAACTGCGTCGCTCGCTGAACGTACGCCCCAGCCGCGAAAGCAATGTGGTCGTGCTCGACTATACCGCGAGCGATCCGGCGTTCTCGGCCCGTGTGGTCAACGGCTTCGTCGATGCCTACACCAAGACCGTGATCGAGATGAAGACCAATGCTGCGCAGGCAAGCAGCACCTTCTTCCAGCAGCAGCTCGGCACGCTCAAACGCAATCTGGAAAAGGCGCAGACCGACCTTTCCGCACAGCAGCAACGCCAGGGCATCGTGAATACCGATGAACGCATCGATCTGGAGACGCAACGTCTGGCCGACCTCTCGGCGCAGTTCGCCAGTACCCAGACCCAGATGCTCGACGCCCGCTCGCGGGCAGCCGGTGGCGTGAATGCCGCTGATGTCCTCAACAACCCGGTGATCCAGCAGCTCAAGAGCCAGCTGGCGCAACAGGAAGCCAAACTCGAGGAACTGGGCCAGAAGACCGGTCCGAACCATCCGCACTACAAGGAAGCAGCTGCCGAGCTTCAGGCGACCCGAGCCCAGCTTGCGCAGCTGTCGCAGCAATATGCCGGCTCGCTTGGCAGCAGCGCCAACAGTGCAGCCAGCCGCCAGAATGCGCTCGAAGCGGAGCTGCAGGGGCAGAAGGAGCGGGTGCTGGAGCTCAAGTCGCAGCGCTCGCGCCTCGACATCCTGCAGCGCGACGTCGACAACGCCCAGCGTGCCTATGACCTCGCCCTGCAACGCTATTCGCAGACCTCGCTGGAAAGTCGTGCCGAACAGAGCAACGTCACCGTGTTGCAACGCGCGACCGAGCCGCTTGATCCCTCGCGCCCCAAGATGTTGATCAACATGCTGCTGGCTGCTGTGGCTGGCCTGTTCCTCGGCACCGCCGCGGCGCTGTTCGCCGAGATCCGTGATCGTCGCTATCGCAGCGGCATCGATATCGAGCGGCTGTTCGCACTGCCGCTGCTCATCGAAATCGACAATCCCAACAAGCGCCGCCTGTTGGCGCTGCCCAAGGTGGCATGATGATCGGAAATCGTAATCTCGTTGCCGCCCCGTCGGCACAAATCGGCACGATGCTGCTGGAACGCGGCGTGCTGAGCCAGGAGCAGGCCGATCAGGTGGTGCGCTACCAGCGCGAGCACAAGCTGCGCTTTGGCGAGGCCGCATTGGCGCTGGGCATGATCGATCATGGCGACTTGCGCGAAGTGCTGGCGACTCAGTTCGACTACCCGGTGCTGCAACCGGGCGACGGTCAGTTGCACGACGCGCTGTCGACCGCCTATTTCCCGCATTCGCGTTTTGCCGAGAAGCTGCGCAGCCTGCGCAGCCAGATCCTGCTGCAACTGGGCCGGGACAACGGCAAGGTGGTCGCGGTGATCGGTGACAAGCGGGCTGGCGTAAGCCACGTGACCGCCAACCTGGCCGTGGTGAATGCGCAGTCGGGCGAGCAGACGCTGCTGCTCGACGGCAACCTGCGCGCGCCGGTGCTGCGCAGCTGGTTCAAGCTCGATGAGCCGTATGGCCTGGCCGATGCGCTGGCCAATCGCGTGCCGTTCGAGCAGGTGGTGAACCGCATTCCGGCCATCGACTGGCTGTCGGTGATGCCGGCCGGCAGCTCGGCACCGAATCCCCAGGAGCTGCTGGTCCGCCCGTCCTTCGGCCAGTTCGTCGCCAGTGCGCGCCAGCGCTACGGGTTGACGCTGATCGATTGCCCGAGCGTGGCCGACGTGGCTGATGCTCAGCTGATCGCTCGCCATTGCGATGCCGTGCTGGTGGTCGTGCGCAAGCACCATTCCCGTCTCAACGCCCTGACGCCGGTGATCGAATCGCTGCGCGATCGCGGCATCCAGCTGCTCGGTGTGGTCGGCAATGCATACTGAAACCCGTCCCGTGCCCGTTGCGGGCCTTGCCGTACTCGTCGTCGCAGCATTGCTGGTATTGGTGCCCACTTGGCTGAGATTGTCCGACCAGCTGTGGCATCTGGAGGCGTACAGCCACGCACCCATCATCCTCGCCATCGTGGCCTGGATCTGCTGGCGTCAGCGTCATGCGTTGGCACAGGCTTGGCAGAGCCATCGCGTGCAGCGTTGGGAAAGCGTCCTTGCCATTGGCATCCTGGTCATGGCCACGCTGTTCTATATCATCGGGCGCTCGCAGAACCTGCCGCTGTTCGAATCGGTAGGCCACTGGTTCTTCTTCATCGGCGCCACGCTGTGGCTGGTTGGCTGGCCCGGCGTGAGAGCACTGTGGTTCGCCTACCTGCTGTTCCTGTTCGCCGTTCCGATTCCGGGCTTTCTGATCATGGCGGCGACGGGATCGCTGAAGGCGCTGATCTCGTCCGCCGTCGAGCAAGGGCTCTACGCGTTCGGTTACCCGGTGGCACGCAGCGGCGTGGTGCTGACGATCGGCCAGTACCAGTTGCTGGTGGCCGATGCCTGCTCCGGCCTCAACTCGCTCTACAGCCTCGCGGCGCTGGGTTTGGTCTACGTCTATCTCGCTGCCTATCCGCAGCGTTGGCGCAACGGCTGGTTGCTGGCGGCCATCCTGCCGGTGGCGGTGCTCGCCAACTTCATCCGCGTCCTGGCGCTGGTGCTCATCACCTATCACTACGGCGATGAGGCGGGGCAAGGGTTCGTCCACGATTTCGCCGGTTTCTTCGTCTTTGGCGTGGCGCTTGTCGTGCTGTTCCTGATCGACCTGCTGTTGGGCATGATCGCCCGTCGTCGCCCGACCCAGGCCCCGTTGACGGAGGTGATGGTATGAGCCGCTTTATCATTGTCGCATTGTTGATGGTTGCAGCAGCTGCCGGTGGGCTGTTGCTGCAGCCTTCGGCCCGCATGCCGGTGCTGGCGGATGGTCACCTCGCCGAGATGGTGCCCAAGCAGTTTGCTGGCTGGCGGGTGGATGAGCGGGTCGCGGTGATTGCACCGACCGCCGATGTCCAGGCCAATCTGGATCAGATCTACGATCAGGTGGTCAGCCGTGGTTATGTCAACGCCCAGGGCAAGCGCATGATGCTGACGATTGCCTACGGCGGCGATCAGAGCGATGCATTCAAGGCTCACCGCCAGGAAGTCTGCTACAGCTCGCAAGGCTTCGTGGTCAGCGGTCTGCATGGCGTGCCGCTGGCGGTGAGCCAGCAAGGCGCGACGCTGCCCGCAATTCGCTTCGTGGCGGCGCAGAGCAATCGGGTGGAGCCCGTCACCTACTGGTTCATCATGGGCGAGAAGGCCGTGCGCTCGCAGACCGAGCGCCTTGAAACCCAGATCGGCTATGGCTTGCGCGGCT
This region of Chitinolyticbacter meiyuanensis genomic DNA includes:
- the xrt gene encoding exosortase, with protein sequence MHTETRPVPVAGLAVLVVAALLVLVPTWLRLSDQLWHLEAYSHAPIILAIVAWICWRQRHALAQAWQSHRVQRWESVLAIGILVMATLFYIIGRSQNLPLFESVGHWFFFIGATLWLVGWPGVRALWFAYLLFLFAVPIPGFLIMAATGSLKALISSAVEQGLYAFGYPVARSGVVLTIGQYQLLVADACSGLNSLYSLAALGLVYVYLAAYPQRWRNGWLLAAILPVAVLANFIRVLALVLITYHYGDEAGQGFVHDFAGFFVFGVALVVLFLIDLLLGMIARRRPTQAPLTEVMV
- the epsF gene encoding chain length determinant protein EpsF, with the protein product MNLEQLFGTLMARKAILGGVFVAVLVLTFAISSLLPKEYTSTASVAVDVKSTDPVTGLPVSAYMSPGFMATQVDIISSQAVALKVVDSIGIANIPDAVAQFQNATGGRGDIRQWFAEQLRRSLNVRPSRESNVVVLDYTASDPAFSARVVNGFVDAYTKTVIEMKTNAAQASSTFFQQQLGTLKRNLEKAQTDLSAQQQRQGIVNTDERIDLETQRLADLSAQFASTQTQMLDARSRAAGGVNAADVLNNPVIQQLKSQLAQQEAKLEELGQKTGPNHPHYKEAAAELQATRAQLAQLSQQYAGSLGSSANSAASRQNALEAELQGQKERVLELKSQRSRLDILQRDVDNAQRAYDLALQRYSQTSLESRAEQSNVTVLQRATEPLDPSRPKMLINMLLAAVAGLFLGTAAALFAEIRDRRYRSGIDIERLFALPLLIEIDNPNKRRLLALPKVA
- the epsI gene encoding exosortase-associated protein EpsI, B-type produces the protein MSRFIIVALLMVAAAAGGLLLQPSARMPVLADGHLAEMVPKQFAGWRVDERVAVIAPTADVQANLDQIYDQVVSRGYVNAQGKRMMLTIAYGGDQSDAFKAHRQEVCYSSQGFVVSGLHGVPLAVSQQGATLPAIRFVAAQSNRVEPVTYWFIMGEKAVRSQTERLETQIGYGLRGYVTDGVLVRVSSIDPDINAGFADQQQFVTELLRTLPPNVAARLTGQSSFVGAPA
- a CDS encoding polysaccharide biosynthesis tyrosine autokinase translates to MMIGNRNLVAAPSAQIGTMLLERGVLSQEQADQVVRYQREHKLRFGEAALALGMIDHGDLREVLATQFDYPVLQPGDGQLHDALSTAYFPHSRFAEKLRSLRSQILLQLGRDNGKVVAVIGDKRAGVSHVTANLAVVNAQSGEQTLLLDGNLRAPVLRSWFKLDEPYGLADALANRVPFEQVVNRIPAIDWLSVMPAGSSAPNPQELLVRPSFGQFVASARQRYGLTLIDCPSVADVADAQLIARHCDAVLVVVRKHHSRLNALTPVIESLRDRGIQLLGVVGNAY